The Salvia miltiorrhiza cultivar Shanhuang (shh) chromosome 1, IMPLAD_Smil_shh, whole genome shotgun sequence genome has a window encoding:
- the LOC130994129 gene encoding uncharacterized protein LOC130994129, translating into MSTFSSFYFEDQISTKWTTLPRNIEMPVAENDDPLCLAIFKPIGRSLGRGTKRYMDEREWHAAHMYILSNCAEVAETYSKIFKEEKRYANPYMTDVEFEVVFHNEFILWFNHYVCRPCNDELNPYIRSLAAGPLREIETYSGYFVNGYRFHTTDHDRESATVNSGVCIKGSVYGSDRDVLDFYGRLQEVCVLEYPGYPIKQTVLFNCEWFDLSAQGTSIDTDFKLVSLNHTRRYKKYDPFVLASQVVQVFYCPYPSTNQSKKNWWSACKVNARSKVEVSTAASTSTLDQPFQEEVVTIMPTHTSVGIEQPLLLHPLGGVVEIEDDDEAEDDDSPLTSNDNDDDSSDAYE; encoded by the exons atgtcaaccttctcttcgttttactttgaagatcaaatatctacaaagtggacaactttgcctcgcaatattgagatgcccgttgctgaaaatgatgatcctctttgtctcgccatattcaaacctattgggcgttcacttggccgagggacgaagagatacatggatgagcgcgaatggcatgctgcacacatgtatattttgagcaattgtgcagaggttgcagagacatatagcaa gatcttcaaggaggaaaaacgatatgcaaatccttacatGACTGATGTAGAGTTTGAAGTCGTGTTTCACAACGAGTTTATTCTGTGGTTTAACCATTAC gtttgtcgtccttgtaacgacgagttgaacccttatattaggtcgcttgcagctggaccattaagggagattgaaacatactccggctatttcgtgaatggctacaggtttcacacaactgatcatgatagagagagtgcgactgtgaacagtggcgtttgcataaaaggttcggtctatggtagtgatagagatgtgctagacttttatgggcgtctgcaagaggtttgcgtgctggagtatccggggtatccaattaagcagacagtcttgttcaactgtgaatggtttgacttgtcggctcagggaacttctattgatacagacttcaagttagtttcactgaaccacacacgaagatataagaagtatgatccctttgttttggcgagtcaagtagttcaagtgttttactgtccctatcccagtacgaaccaatcaaagaaaaattggtggtcagcatgcaaagtcaacgcaagatctaaggttgaagtgtctactgcagcatctacatcaacattagatcaaccatttcaagaagaagtggttactattatgcctactcacacaagtgtaggcattgaacaaccacttctccttcatcccctcggtggagtcgttgagattgaagatgacgatgaagcagaagacgatgattccccgttgacatctaacgataatgatgatgatagtagtgatgcttatgaataa
- the LOC130994362 gene encoding uncharacterized protein LOC130994362, translating into MSEPDGEGTGISRHVGGSQSTRILQQYMSLDPGTPQDAPNYATFLRLHTYADGSYTSERDARIDAEVHRLAAATGRQERLDEVYLEVVQIDRSRIYGVGSAGQSQASRGSIRSTDSSAVSQQLYETRISTLEERLAAEQAQRQQIEERMAAEQAERQQMQDRVAQLEAFMRMYNAQPPPHPDADDDDDDDA; encoded by the exons atgtccgagcccgatggggagggtacagggatcagtaggcacgtgggcgggtcccagtcgactcgtatcctgcagcagtatatg agcttggatcctggtactccccaggatgcaccgaactatgccaccttcctccgcctccacacgtacgccgacggaagttatacgtcggagagagatgctagaattgac gccgaggttcatcgactggccgctgccacaggacgacaggagcggctagacgaggtgtatttggaggtggtgcaaattgataggtcacggatctacggcgtcgggagtgccgggcagagtcaggctagtagggggtctatccgcagcacggacagttctgcggtgtctcagcagctttatgagacacggatctccacgctggaggagcgattggcggcagagcaagcacaacgccaacagatagaggagcgcatggcggcagagcaagcagaacgccaacagatgcaggaccgcgtggctcaattggaggcgtttatgaggatgtataatgctcagccacctccacaccctgatgccgatgatgatgatgatgatgatgcttag
- the LOC130994467 gene encoding heavy metal-associated isoprenylated plant protein 24-like, translating into MGVAGTMEYLSDLLSSTKKKKKKQLNTVAVKIRMDCEGCALKVKKALSGVKGAKSVDIDMKQQKATVYGFVDAKKVLAAAKSTGKKAEPWPYVPYTMVAHPYVAGVYDKKAPPNFVRATTDPEVVALNPVEEKYTLMFSDENPNACSIM; encoded by the exons ATGGGAGTTGCAGGAACTATggaatacttgtcagatttgcTAAGCAGcaccaagaagaagaaaaagaagcagCTAAACACTGTAGCTGTAAAAATCAGAATGGATTGCGAGGGCTGCGCACTCAAAGTCAAGAAAGcactctccggcgtcaaag GTGCGAAATCGGTGGATATCGACATGAAGCAGCAGAAGGCGACGGTGTACGGCTTCGTAGACGCTAAGAAGGTTCTGGCAGCTGCTAAGTCGACTGGCAAGAAGGCCGAGCCCTGGCCGTACGTGCCCTATACGATGGTGGCGCATCCCTACGTGGCCGGCGTCTACGACAAGAAGGCGCCGCCCAATTTCGTCCGGGCCACCACCGACCCGGAGGTGGTCGCCTTGAACCCGGTCGAGGAGAAGTATACGCTCATGTTTAGCGATGAGAATCCTAATGCTTGCTCTATTATGTGA
- the LOC131010177 gene encoding uncharacterized protein LOC131010177 yields MSSPQSSSSSSDGDEERAKKSLNSCNNFAKLLKLLVNRSRKPLFLEKGCRRRRTFIGTVKSVYTDSIFWCRFRMRHALFLRIVNAAQSDRYLRIAESTSLEYLRIFCRIINQLFGAEYLRRSTSADCQRLLAMHEEKHGFPRMLGSIDYMHWAWKNCPTVTSGSNNDINVLNSLTLFNDRLEGRVPLITYQVNNSYYKSRYYLTDDIYPNWPVLVKRPTHPTDAKSK; encoded by the exons atgtCTTCTCCACAATCATCCTCTTCATCAAGCGATGGCGACGAGGAACGTGCTAAAAAATCTCTCAACTCATGCAACAATTTTGCCAAATTGTTGAAGCTATTGGTGAATCGAAGTCGGAAACCCCTCTTCCTTGAAAAAGGGTGTCGTAGAAGGCGTACATTCATCGGGACCGTGAAGTCGGTCTACACCGACTCCATTTTCTGGTGTCGATTTCGTATGCGGCATGCATTGTTTCTGCGCATCGTCAACGCCGCGCAGTCCGATCG GTATCTACGGATTGCGGAGTCCACCTCATTGGAATACCTGCGCATATTTTGTCGAATCATCAACCAACTCTTCGGCGCGGAATACTTGAGGAGGTCGACTTCCGCCGACTGCCAAAGGCTTCTAGCAATGCACGAGGAGAAGCACGGCTTCCCGAGAATGCTAGGAAGCATCGATTACATGCATTGGGCATGGAAGAATTGTCCAACGGT GACTTCTGgttcaaacaacgacatcaacgtgctcaactcatTGACGTTGTTTAACGATCGACTAGAAGGAAGGGTTCCACTGATCACATATCAAGTCAACAACTCCTACTACAAGAGTAGGTACTACTTGACCGACGATATCTACCCTAATTGGCCTGTTTTGGTGAAGCGTCCTACACATCCGACAGATGCAAAGAGTAAGTGA
- the LOC130993787 gene encoding low affinity sulfate transporter 3-like gives MGNSSADHSAVVQLDADAAAAGRAERSKWLLASAGPPPPWQQLLSSVKETLLPHPKTKQHRPNQLLLFLQSLFPILKWGKNYKAAMFKNDFLAGLTLASLCIPQSIGYANLAKMDPQYGLYTSVVPPLIYAVMGSSREIAIGPVAVVSLLLSAMVSKVVDPTADPTAYRRTVFTVTFFTGAFQALFGIFRLGFLVDFLSHAAIVGFMGGAAIVIGLQQLKGLLGITHFTSKTDVVSVLAAVVKALHQQWYPLNSVLGCSFLIFILITRFIGQRNKKLFWLPATAPLFSVILSTLIVYLSEAEKHGIKIVKHLKGGLNPTSLHQLDFGGQHVGEAAKIGLICALIALTEAIAVGRSFASMKGYHLDGNKEMVAMGAMNLVGSLTSCYTATGSFSRTAVNYSAGCETVISNIVMSVTVLICLVFFTKLLYYTPLAILASIILSALPGLIDLNEGYNIWKVDKLDFMVCLSAFFGVLFGSVEIGLLVAVIMSFGKVIIISIKPSTEEVGRVPGTDIFCNILEYPVAIKLPGLLITRITSATFCFANASFIRERILKSVKDENNMEEIAKGRLCVFILDMTNVMNIDTSGIHALEEVHKKLNARGLQLAVVNPKWQVITKMKAAKLIDKIGAEWVFLSVGDAVEASLRLKINGLNCC, from the exons ATGGGCAACTCCTCTGCTGACCACTCCGCCGTCGTGCAGCTAGACGCTGACGCCGCTGCGGCCGGCAGAGCTGAGAGGTCCAAGTGGCTGCTGGCCTCCGCCGGCCCTCCGCCGCCTTGGCAGCAACTCCTCAGCTCCGTAAAGGAGACCCTTCTACCTCACCCCAAAACGAAGCAACATCGCCCAAATCAGTTACTTCTCTTCTTGCAATCCCTCTTTCCAATACTTAAATGGGGAAAGAATTATAAAGCTGCAATGTTCAAAAATGATTTCTTGGCTGGCTTGACTCTTGCCAGCCTCTGCATTCCTCAG AGTATTGGATATGCTAATCTGGCTAAAATGGATCCACAATACGGCCTAT ACACGAGTGTTGTTCCGCCATTGATATATGCTGTAATGGGGAGTTCGAGGGAGATCGCCATCGGTCCGGTGGCGGTGGTGTCGCTGCTGCTCTCTGCGATGGTCTCCAAAGTGGTGGACCCTACCGCCGATCCCACGGCCTATCGACGGACTGTTTTCACCGTCACCTTCTTCACCGGCGCCTTCCAGGCGCTCTTCGGAATATTCCG GCTGGGATTTCTGGTGGATTTTTTGTCACATGCTGCGATTGTAGGATTCATGGGAGGCGCAGCCATTGTGATTGGCCTCCAACAGTTGAAGGGATTGCTCGGAATCACCCATTTCACATCCAAAACTGATGTCGTGTCCGTGCTTGCTGCTGTCGTCAAAGCACTTCATCAACAA TGGTATCCATTGAATTCTGTCCTCGGCTGTTCATTCTTGATCTTCATCCTAATCACCCGATTCATA GGCCAAAGGAACAAGAAACTGTTCTGGTTGCCGGCGACGGCGCCGCTATTCTCAGTGATACTATCCACCTTAATAGTGTACTTGAGCGAAGCCGAAAAGCACGGCATCAAAATCGTGAAACACTTGAAAGGAGGGCTGAATCCCACCTCACTCCACCAGCTAGACTTCGGAGGCCAACATGTCGGAGAAGCCGCCAAAATCGGATTAATATGCGCCCTTATAGCCCTCACT GAAGCGATTGCTGTGGGGAGATCGTTCGCTTCGATGAAAGGATACCACCTGGATGGGAACAAGGAAATGGTGGCCATGGGAGCCATGAACCTAGTTGGATCTCTAACGTCATGCTACACAGCCACTG GTTCATTTTCAAGAACGGCGGTAAATTACAGCGCAGGGTGTGAAACAGTGATATCTAACATTGTGATGTCTGTGACTGTGTTAATATGCCTTGTGTTTTTCACGAAGCTGTTGTATTACACTCCTCTGGCGATTCTGGCTTCCATAATCTTGTCGGCTCTGCCCGGATTGATCGATCTCAACGAGGGCTATAACATTTGGAAGGTTGATAAGTTGGATTTCATGGTCTGCCTCTCTGCCTTCTTCGGCGTTCTCTTCGGTTCCGTCGAAATCGGCCTACTTGTCGCG GTGATAATGTCATTTGGGAAggtaataataatatctataaAACCAAGCACAGAAGAAGTAGGGAGAGTTCCAGGGACAGACATATTCTGTAACATACTAGAATATCCTGTGGCCATCAAACTTCCCGGCCTCTTAATCACCCGGATTACTTCTGCAACTTTCTGCTTTGCCAATGCCAGTTTCATCCGAGAAAG GATTTTGAAGTCGGTAAAAGATGAAAATAATATGGAAGAAATCGCCAAAGGACGGCTTTGTGTATTCATCCTCGATATGACTA ATGTGATGAATATCGACACTTCGGGTATTCATGCGCTAGAAGAAGTGCACAAGAAACTCAATGCAAGAGGACTACAA TTAGCAGTGGTGAATCCGAAGTGGCAAGTAATTACGAAGATGAAGGCAGCAAAATTGATAGATAAAATTGGTGCAGAATGGGTTTTTCTGTCTGTAGGCGACGCTGTGGAGGCGTCGCTTCGTCTCAAAATCAATGGTCTCAATTGTTGTTAA